In Nocardia asteroides, the following proteins share a genomic window:
- a CDS encoding Rossmann-fold NAD(P)-binding domain-containing protein: MKRHGVGRFVGHATPAVLDPQGSPTLITRLIEFMPRTFMPRAYEEITGMSNQIMSSGLDWTIVRFIAPKDCAPKGHIRSGSSAPTSSASRSPAPASPPSPPIRSARAATCIAQAPSATDHRRNLNGDLCPSSSPLPPVTSAEQPSKPSSTAAPTPPR; the protein is encoded by the coding sequence ATGAAGCGTCACGGTGTGGGCCGCTTCGTCGGCCACGCCACTCCTGCGGTACTGGACCCGCAGGGGTCCCCGACCTTGATCACCCGGTTGATCGAGTTCATGCCGCGCACGTTCATGCCCCGCGCCTACGAGGAGATCACCGGCATGTCGAACCAGATCATGTCCTCGGGGCTGGATTGGACGATCGTGCGGTTCATCGCCCCCAAGGACTGTGCACCGAAGGGCCATATCCGGTCAGGTTCTTCGGCACCGACAAGCTCGGCTTCGCGATCACCCGCGCCGGCATCGCCGCCTTCACCGCCGATCAGATCGGCGAGAGCCGCTACCTGCATCGCGCAGGCGCCATCAGCAACTGACCACCGTCGAAACCTGAACGGAGACCTGTGTCCATCGTCATCACCGTTACCTCCGGTCACCTCGGCCGAGCAGCCGTCGAAGCCGTCCTCGACCGCAGCACCGACCCCGCCGAGGTGA
- a CDS encoding Rossmann-fold NAD(P)-binding domain-containing protein, which produces MRASGVSYTILRNGRYSENYGRDIPTVRETGVPLSSTGDGVVASASRRDLTEAIAVVVTTEGHEDKT; this is translated from the coding sequence GTGCGTGCCAGCGGGGTGTCGTACACGATCCTGCGCAACGGCCGGTACAGCGAGAACTACGGCCGCGACATCCCCACCGTTCGCGAGACCGGTGTGCCGCTGTCGAGCACCGGCGACGGTGTGGTCGCCTCGGCGTCGCGCCGGGATCTGACCGAAGCCATCGCCGTTGTGGTCACCACCGAGGGGCATGAGGACAAGACCTAA
- a CDS encoding alpha/beta fold hydrolase, with the protein MTIILAHGLALSHGSWEDVAQLVVTADPTVRVLAYDHRGHGQSQSAPASLELLADDLAAVISAYAPVGPIVLGGHSMGGMTLMALAERDSMVLEARVVGVAFVATGAGDILGRLMRRGFWSWLVSLALTVAPLLVIPSRPLLIVRQLTRAVLFGYRPFRHDLNRAVGQLASSNPRSVAQLARSILSHDRYSALDRFDCRVVVFAGSRDLLTPVYHARAIHRRVPKSGLVIFPNSGHFLPYERRGEIAAHLLGLTMPMAYSDSDVA; encoded by the coding sequence GTGACAATCATCCTGGCACACGGGCTGGCGCTTTCTCATGGGAGTTGGGAAGACGTCGCACAACTCGTCGTCACGGCGGATCCCACCGTGCGTGTACTCGCCTATGACCATCGAGGACACGGGCAGTCGCAATCTGCTCCAGCGAGCCTGGAGCTTCTCGCCGACGATCTCGCTGCAGTCATCTCCGCATATGCACCCGTCGGCCCGATCGTGCTCGGCGGTCATTCCATGGGCGGAATGACATTGATGGCGCTGGCCGAACGCGACAGCATGGTGCTCGAAGCGCGAGTCGTCGGTGTCGCGTTCGTGGCGACTGGAGCCGGAGATATCCTCGGACGACTGATGCGCCGCGGGTTCTGGTCATGGTTGGTATCGCTGGCGTTGACTGTGGCACCGCTTCTCGTGATCCCTTCCCGGCCGCTGCTCATCGTGCGACAGCTGACACGTGCCGTCTTGTTCGGGTACCGCCCATTCCGCCACGACCTGAACCGAGCGGTAGGGCAGCTGGCGAGCAGCAATCCTCGCAGCGTCGCACAGCTGGCTCGTTCGATCCTGTCCCATGATCGGTACTCGGCACTGGATCGATTCGACTGTCGTGTCGTCGTATTCGCAGGTTCGCGCGATCTGTTGACTCCCGTTTATCACGCTCGTGCGATACACCGTCGCGTACCAAAGAGCGGCCTGGTCATCTTCCCGAACTCCGGGCACTTTCTACCCTATGAACGCCGCGGTGAGATTGCGGCCCACCTACTGGGATTGACAATGCCAATGGCGTACTCGGACAGCGACGTTGCATAG